In Phaenicophaeus curvirostris isolate KB17595 chromosome 14, BPBGC_Pcur_1.0, whole genome shotgun sequence, a single genomic region encodes these proteins:
- the LOC138726790 gene encoding chymotrypsinogen 2-like: MVYYKAPGIPIGPCGVPSARPPGCGCGHWERCCWLQVFKNPKFNMLTIRDDIALIKLATPAQLSAQVSPVCLPQSTEDFPGGMTCVTTGWGLTDPKASQTPAVLQQVALPLLTNEQCKQYWGFRIRDMMVCAGADGASSCNGDSGGPLVCQKDGVWTLVGIVSWGSSTCDPNVPAVYTRVTSLRDWINSILTAN, encoded by the exons ATGGTGTACTATAAAG CCCCTGGGATTCCCATCGGTCCCTGTGGGGTCCCCAGTGCCCGGCCCCCCGGCTGTGGCTGTGGGCACTGGGAACGGTGCTGCTGGCTCCAGGTCTTCAAGAACCCCAAGTTCAACATGCTGACCATCCGCGACGACATCGCCCTGATCAAACTGGCCACCCCGGCGCAACTGTCAGCCCAAGTGTCCCCTGTCTGCCTGCCCCAGTCCACTGAGGACTTCCCCGGGGGCATGACTTGTGTCACCACCGGCTGGGGGCTGACTGACCCCAAGG CCTCGCAGACACCAGCGGTGCTGCAGCAGGTGGCCCTGCCCCTGCTCACCAACGAGCAGTGCAAGCAGTACTGGGGGTTCCGCATCCGTGATATGATGGTTTGCGCCGGCGCTGACGGTGCCTCCTCCTGCAAT GGCGACTCCGGGGGCCCGCTGGTGTGCCAGAAGGACGGCGTCTGGACCCTGGTGGGCATCGTCTCCTGGGGCAGCAGCACCTGCGACCCCAACGTGCCCGCTGTCTACACTCGTGTCACCTCGCTCCGCGACTGGATCAACTCCATCCTGACGGCCAACTGA
- the LOC138726503 gene encoding chymotrypsinogen 2-like, whose protein sequence is MALLWLLSCLALAGSARATLSLAGCGVPAIAPVIRGYNRIVNGEAAVPGSWPWQVSLQRNGRHFCGGSLISEDWVVTAAHCSVRTTDTVVAGAYDQEDPSPDEQRLTIAKVFKNPKFNMLTIRDDIALIKLATPAQLSAQVSPVCLPQSTEDFPGGMTCVTTGWGLTDPKASQTPAVLQQVALPLLTNEQCKQYWGFRIRDMMVCAGADGASSCNGDSGGPLVCQKDGVWTLVGIVSWGSSTCDPNVPAVYTRVTSLRDWINSILTAN, encoded by the exons ATGGCTCTGCTGTGGCTCCTGAGCTGCCTGGCGCTGGCGGGCTCTGCCCGTGCCACCCTCTCCCTGGCGG GCTGCGGCGTGCCCGCCATCGCGCCCGTCATCCGCGGCTACAACCGCATCGTCAACGGTGAGGCAGCGGTGCCAGGGTCGTGGCCGTGGCAGGTGTCCCTCCAG CGCAACGGGCGCCACTTCTGCGGCGGGTCGCTCATCAGCGAGGACTGGGTGGTCACCGCTGCCCACTGCAGCGTCAG GACCACTGACACCGTGGTGGCGGGCGCGTACGACCAGGAGGACCCCTCCCCTGATGAGCAGAGGTTGACCATTGCAAAG GTCTTCAAGAACCCCAAGTTCAACATGCTGACCATCCGCGACGACATCGCCCTGATCAAACTGGCCACCCCGGCGCAACTGTCAGCCCAAGTGTCCCCTGTCTGCCTGCCCCAGTCCACTGAGGACTTCCCCGGGGGCATGACCTGTGTCACCACCGGCTGGGGGCTGACTGACCCCAAGG CCTCGCAGACACCAGCGGTGCTGCAGCAGGTGGCCCTGCCCCTGCTCACCAACGAGCAGTGCAAGCAGTACTGGGGGTTCCGCATCCGCGATATGATGGTTTGCGCCGGCGCTGACGGTGCCTCCTCCTGCAAT GGCGACTCCGGGGGCCCGCTGGTGTGCCAGAAGGACGGCGTCTGGACCCTGGTGGGCATCGTCTCCTGGGGCAGCAGCACCTGCGACCCCAACGTGCCCGCTGTCTACACTCGTGTCACCTCGCTCCGCGACTGGATCAACTCCATCCTGACGGCCAACTGA
- the LDHD gene encoding LOW QUALITY PROTEIN: probable D-lactate dehydrogenase, mitochondrial (The sequence of the model RefSeq protein was modified relative to this genomic sequence to represent the inferred CDS: deleted 2 bases in 1 codon): MALRRGAGLGAALGRRGCCSKRPLPPDFVEALRAVVGAPNVSTALAVREQHGHDESMHACAPPDAVVWPQAVGQVQELAALCYRSRVPMVPFGTGTGLEGGVNAVQGGVCFDLSRMDAITELSLEDFSVVVEPGVTRKALNNYLRDTGLWFPVDPGADASLCGMAATGASGTNAVRYGTMRPNVLNLRVVLPDGRLLHTAGPGRQPRWEPGAREGGHGPGIPCSPAPRRKRAAGYDLTSLFVGSEGTLGFLTQATLRLHPLPEATAVTVATFPSVRDAVSCTVQVLQAAVPIARIEFLDEVMAGACSRYSGLELPAAATLLLELHGSQNSLVEQKQQMEEMVRLNGGRGLAWAQEPEERGRLWAMRHNAWYAALALRPGCQGYSTDVCVPISRLPDVVVETQRDLQDCGLTGPMVGHVGDGNFHCILVFDTHDEAEAQRVHAFTQRLGRRALAAGGTCTGEHGVGLGKRALLLEELGQDGLDTLRRIKAALDPHNLMNPGKVI; encoded by the exons ATGGCCCtgcggcggggagcggggctgggggccgCCCTGGGCCGCAGGGGGTGCTGCTCCAAG CGCCCGCTGCCCCCCGACTTTGTGGAGGCTCTGAGGGCTGTGGTCGGTGCCCCCAATGTCTCTACAGCCCTGGCAGTGAGGGAACAGCATGGGCACGACGAGTCCATGCACGC CTGTGCCCCCCCGGACGCGGTGGTGTGGCCCCAGGCGGTGGGGCAggtgcaggagctggcagcactCTGCTACCGCAGCCGCGTGCCCATGGTGCCCTTTGGCACTGGCACCGGCCTCGAGGGTGGCGTCAACGCCGTGCAG GGCGGCGTCTGCTTCGACCTGAGCCGCATGGATGCCATCACGGAGCTGAGCCTTGAGGACTTCTCGGTGGTGGTGGAGCCTGGTGTCACCCGCAAGGCGCTCAACAACTACCTGCGTGACACTGGCCTCTGGTTCCCTGTTG ACCCCGGGGCAGACGCCTCGCTGTGCGGCATGGCAGCCACGGGTGCCTCGGGCACCAACGCGGTGCGTTACGGCACCATGAGGCCCAACGTGCTGAACCTGCGTGTGGTGCTGCCGGACGGACGCCTGCTCCACACCGCCGGCCCCGGGCGCCAGCCCAGGTGGGAGCCGGGGGCACGGGAAGGG GGGCACGGGCCGGGCATCCCCTGCTCACCGGCCCCACGCAGGAAGCGGGCGGCCGGCTACGACCTGACCTCGCTCTTCGTGGGCTCCGAGGGCACCCTGGGCTTCCTGACGCAGGCCACGTTGCGCCTGCACCCGCTGCCCGAGGCCACCGCCGTCACCGTCGCCACCTTCCCCAGCGTGCGGGATGCCGTCAGCTGCACCGTGCAGGTGCTGCAGGCGGCCGTGCCCATCGCCCGCATCG AGTTCCTGGATGAGGTGATGGCGGGCGCCTGCAGCCGCTACAGCGGGTTGGAGCTGCCAGCGGCAGCCACGCTGCTCCTGGAGCTCCATGGCTCCCAGAACAGCCTGgtggagcagaagcagcagatgg AGGAGATGGTGCGGCTGAACGGCGGCCGCGGGCTGGCCTGGGCGCAGGAGCCGGAGGAGCGCGGGCGTCTCTGGGCCATGCGGCACAACGCGTGGTACGCGGCCCTGGCCCTGCGGCCGGGCTGCCAG GGCTACTCCACCGACGTCTGCGTGCCCATCTCCCGCCTGCCCGACGTGGTGGTGGAGACGCAGCGGGACCTGCAGGACTGCGGGCTCACCG GCCCCATGGTGGGACACGTGGGTGATGGCAACTTCCACTGCATCCTCGTCTTCGACACCCACGATGAGGCCGAGGCACAGCGCGTTCACGCCTTCACCCAGCGCCTGGGCAG GCGGGCGCTGGCGGCCGGGGGCACCTGCACTGGGGAGCACGGCGTGGGGCTGGGCAAGCGGgcgctgctgctggaggagctgggccAGGACGGGCTGGACACCCTGCGCCGCATCAAGGCTGCGCTGGACCCCCACAACCTCATGAACCCTGGGAAGGTGATCTGA
- the LOC138726548 gene encoding chymotrypsinogen 2-like, with the protein MALLWLLSCLALAGSARATLSLAGCGVPAIAPVIRGYNRIVNGEAAVPGSWPWQVSLQRNGRHFCGGSLISEDWVVTAAHCSVRTTDTVVAGAYDQEDPSPDEQRLTIAKVFKNPKFNMLTIRDDIALIKLATPAQLSAQVSPVCLPQSTEDFPGGMTCVTTGWGLTDPKASQTPAVLQQVALPLLTNEQCKQYWGFRIRDMMVCAGADGASSCNGDSGGPLVCQKDGVWTLVGIVSWGSSTCDPNVPAVYTRVTSLRDWINSILTAN; encoded by the exons ATGGCTCTGCTGTGGCTACTGAGCTGCCTGGCGCTGGCGGGCTCTGCCCGTGCCACCCTCTCCCTGGCGG GCTGCGGCGTGCCCGCCATCGCGCCCGTCATCCGCGGCTACAACCGCATCGTCAACGGTGAGGCAGCGGTGCCAGGGTCGTGGCCGTGGCAGGTGTCCCTCCAG CGCAACGGGCGCCACTTCTGCGGCGGGTCACTCATCAGCGAGGACTGGGTGGTCACCGCTGCCCACTGCAGCGTCAG GACCACCGACACCGTGGTGGCGGGCGCGTACGACCAGGAAGACCCCTCGCCTGATGAGCAGAGGTTGACCATTGCAAAG GTCTTCAAGAACCCCAAGTTCAACATGCTGACCATCCGCGACGACATCGCCCTGATCAAACTGGCCACCCCGGCGCAACTGTCAGCCCAAGTGTCCCCTGTCTGCCTGCCCCAGTCCACTGAGGACTTCCCCGGGGGCATGACCTGTGTCACCACCGGCTGGGGGCTGACTGACCCCAAGG CCTCGCAGACGCCAGCGGTGCTGCAGCAGGTGGCCCTGCCCCTGCTCACCAACGAGCAGTGCAAGCAGTACTGGGGGTTCCGCATCCGCGATATGATGGTTTGCGCCGGTGCTGACGGTGCCTCCTCCTGCAAT GGCGACTCCGGGGGCCCGCTGGTGTGCCAGAAGGACGGCGTCTGGACCCTGGTGGGCATCGTCTCCTGGGGCAGCAGCACCTGCGACCCCAACGTGCCCGCTGTCTACACTCGTGTCACCTCGCTCCGCGACTGGATCAACTCCATCCTGACGGCCAACTGA